In Acidimicrobiia bacterium, one DNA window encodes the following:
- a CDS encoding alpha/beta fold hydrolase, whose protein sequence is MLGFRKLAVGVLAIGTATIGLLAAPSAGAAAHYPVPYDFGAGIVAESLHPGAVPPGANNFSCRPSAAHPYPVVLVHGTFGDMTDSWQALSPLLANDGFCVFALNYGGAAGNPIQATGAIEDSAAQLGAFVTSVLQATHAKRVDIVGHSQGGMMPRYYIDFLGGASKVHALVGLAPSNHGTTLFGLSTLASAFGSGAGAIPGCAACSEQMAGSAFLAHLDAGSETRPHVAYTVIETKYDDVVTPYTSAFLNGPGVTNITVQDQCPIDFGDHLAIIYDRVALADVVNALDPAHATPPPCVPVAPGIGG, encoded by the coding sequence ATGCTCGGGTTCCGGAAGCTCGCGGTCGGCGTGCTGGCAATCGGGACGGCGACGATCGGGCTCCTCGCCGCGCCGTCGGCCGGCGCCGCCGCGCACTACCCGGTCCCGTACGACTTCGGCGCGGGCATCGTCGCCGAGTCGCTGCATCCCGGAGCGGTGCCGCCCGGCGCGAACAACTTCTCGTGCCGGCCGAGTGCCGCGCACCCGTATCCGGTCGTGCTGGTGCACGGCACGTTCGGCGACATGACCGACAGCTGGCAGGCGCTCTCGCCGCTCCTCGCGAACGACGGCTTCTGCGTGTTCGCGTTGAACTACGGCGGCGCGGCCGGCAATCCCATCCAGGCGACCGGCGCGATCGAGGACTCCGCCGCCCAGCTCGGCGCGTTCGTCACGTCCGTCCTGCAGGCGACCCACGCGAAGCGCGTCGACATCGTCGGCCACTCGCAGGGCGGCATGATGCCGCGCTACTACATCGACTTCCTCGGTGGCGCGTCGAAGGTGCACGCGCTCGTCGGCCTCGCGCCGTCGAACCACGGCACGACGCTGTTCGGCCTCAGCACGCTCGCGTCGGCGTTCGGGAGCGGCGCCGGCGCGATTCCCGGGTGTGCCGCGTGCTCCGAGCAGATGGCCGGGTCCGCGTTCCTCGCGCACCTCGACGCGGGGAGCGAGACGCGCCCGCACGTCGCCTACACCGTGATCGAGACGAAGTACGACGACGTGGTGACTCCGTACACCTCCGCGTTCCTGAACGGACCGGGCGTCACGAACATCACGGTGCAGGACCAGTGCCCGATCGACTTCGGCGACCACCTCGCGATCATCTACGACCGGGTCGCGCTCGCCGACGTCGTGAACGCGCTCGACCCCGCGCACGCCACGCCGCCACCCTGCGTCCCCGTGGCGCCGGGAATCGGCGGCTGA
- a CDS encoding saccharopine dehydrogenase C-terminal domain-containing protein — protein MRVLVVGAGGVGSAIAVAAQRRDFFEHLVVADIDARRAQTAVDKLPADARFEAATVDASDPSAIAELARASRATVIVNACDPRFNPPIFDAAFDTGCTYLDMAMHLSEPDPNDPFVKTGVKLGDAQFAVASQWEERGLLALVGIGTEPGFSDVAARYAADHLFDTIDEVGVRDGANLVIEGYAFAPTFSIWTTIEECLNPPVIWERERGWFTTEPFSEPETFDFPAGIGPIECVNVEHEEVLLVPRWIDCARATFKYGLGDEFIEVLRVLHKTGLDSKQPVTVRGTAVAPRDVVAAALPDPATLGDRMRGRTCAGTWVRGTGRDGSPRSTYLYHVADAAETMAKHGTQPVVWQTAINPVLALELLANGAWQGAGVLGPEAFDAVPFLDLMRDAGEPWEQTELSV, from the coding sequence TCGTCGCCGACATCGACGCGCGCCGCGCGCAGACGGCCGTCGACAAGTTGCCCGCAGACGCGCGCTTCGAGGCGGCGACCGTCGACGCGTCCGACCCGTCGGCCATCGCCGAGCTGGCGCGCGCCTCGCGCGCGACGGTGATCGTGAACGCGTGCGATCCGCGCTTCAACCCGCCCATCTTCGACGCCGCCTTCGACACCGGTTGCACCTATCTCGACATGGCGATGCACCTGTCGGAACCCGATCCCAACGACCCGTTCGTCAAGACCGGCGTGAAGCTCGGCGACGCGCAGTTCGCGGTCGCATCACAGTGGGAGGAACGCGGGTTGCTCGCGCTCGTCGGCATCGGGACCGAGCCCGGGTTCTCCGACGTCGCGGCGCGCTACGCGGCCGACCACCTGTTCGACACGATCGACGAAGTGGGCGTGCGCGACGGCGCCAACCTCGTGATCGAGGGCTACGCGTTCGCGCCGACGTTCTCGATCTGGACGACGATCGAGGAGTGTCTGAACCCGCCGGTCATCTGGGAGCGCGAGCGCGGCTGGTTCACCACCGAGCCGTTCTCCGAACCCGAGACGTTCGACTTCCCCGCGGGCATCGGTCCGATCGAGTGCGTGAACGTCGAGCACGAAGAGGTGTTGCTCGTACCGCGCTGGATCGACTGCGCCCGCGCGACGTTCAAGTACGGGCTGGGTGACGAGTTCATCGAGGTGCTGCGCGTCCTGCACAAGACCGGGCTCGACTCGAAGCAGCCCGTGACCGTGCGCGGAACGGCGGTGGCGCCGCGCGACGTCGTCGCCGCCGCGCTCCCCGATCCGGCGACGCTCGGCGACCGCATGCGTGGGCGCACGTGCGCGGGCACGTGGGTGCGCGGCACCGGCCGCGACGGCTCGCCGCGCTCGACCTACCTGTATCACGTCGCCGACGCGGCGGAGACGATGGCGAAGCACGGCACGCAGCCCGTCGTGTGGCAGACCGCGATCAATCCGGTGCTCGCGCTCGAGCTGCTCGCGAACGGCGCCTGGCAGGGGGCGGGTGTGCTCGGACCGGAGGCGTTCGACGCGGTGCCGTTCCTCGACCTCATGCGCGACGCCGGCGAGCCATGGGAGCAGACCGAGCTCTCTGTCTGA